The DNA window GCCCACGAACCCAGCACTGACACCCCACTGTCCCCTAACAGCCCTCAGCCCCACCCTCTCCCGGTCACACTGGACAGCCTCCAGGGACCTGCTCGGCAGCCATGCTCCCAGCCCTTAGAGCTGGGGGCAGGCTCCTGAGATGTCCAGCTGGTGCGCTGGGTTCTCCAGCAGCAGCCAGGTCCCCAGAACGGGAGAGACTGTGTACAAAAGCCCCAAGTGTGCAAGGATTGACGTGTGAGACCCCGGATGTGCAAGGTCCCGGGTGTGTGCAAGGTCCCGGGTGTGTGCGAGTGCGTGTCCACGCGGTGGGCTGGCCCCATGGCCTGGGCATCTCTTGCATGCTGGTAGTTGTCCCCAGTTCggctccccttccccctggccCAACCCTCAGccctctctccaccctccctGGACACTGGTTCACAATTCCCAGACAGGCCAAAGGCAGCTGCAGGAGTGCCCTGGGGGCTAAAAGGACTAGAGTAGTCACAGAAAGGTGATAGGACTCAGGCAGGTCTGGGGGGTCACAGTCAGAGGTTCACAGACAGCTTGAGTGACAGCTGGTCTTGGGTACCGGGGTTAGAATGGAGGGCTCATTCTACAACTACAGTAGTCCCTGAAAGACCATCCTCTCCGGCCCCCTGTCTCCCAGTGCTATGAGCTCCATACATCCCTGTGACCACTCAgtacccctgtccccacccctccagccGTGGTTTTTGGCTACAAACTGTCACAATATACATTGGTAATAAAACACTCCCCCAACACTTGTCAGCTGTGATTGGCTATAAGCAGACAGGGGTGGGGCACCACCAGCTCTTATTACAATCAGGAAAGGGTAGGTATAATTTAGGGGTGATGGGGCCTCTTCCGAGGTCGACCAGGAGAGTGGGAGCCAGGTGTGGGGCTCAGTGACCAGGGTCCTGGGGCAGGATCTCCATCACAGGTCTGTGGTATTCAGGCCCTTGTTGTCAAAGGCCAGCCCCTCCTTCTGTTCACGCGGGCCCACCTTCCTTGCCGACAGCACTCTGCTCAGAGGCTCAGGATCCTGCTCCTTCAGACTGCACAGAGCTTCCTTctgtgggaagagggagggaaggtgtAAGGCCAGGGCCAAGATGAGGTGACCTCCCAGTCCTTAGGGAGAGTGAGATGGGTCTTCCCAACCAGATGGCTCCTTggctggggcctcagtttcctggctCTGTCCCAGAGATGGCCATGGCTACTCAGTGCAGATGGGCTCAGGTGAAGAGGTGGGCCTGGAGGGCCTACTCTGGCCTTTGTCTCACCCACACATGGTGGCATCTTGGAATTCTGCCTGAAAAATGCCAGGCCCTGTGTCATGTGCCAAGGAACCAGTCCAGCACAATGCCTGCCACCTGTACCCATGACAGGCACTATGCCGGTCACAGTCCATCCATTACCTTAAGAACCCACGGGACCCCCTAAGGCAGGGGCTCATGTTGCCCACTTTACAGAGGTGGAAACTGAGGTTTGGGGGTTCTCTGGCCAGGAAGGGGTAGAGCAGCATTTGGTCTGCTGATCTTGCTGGTTCTACGCTGTCCCTGGTTGAATTTGAAATGTCCTTCTGCCACCCCAGTGGGATGCATCACACCCAGGGTCCCGCCTGTAGGTCATCATGGCAGTCACTTGTCTcctgcctttctcttccctctccccatgtCACAtgtcacacactcacacaccctcTCACAAGAATCCCTCCTGTGGACCAGCCAGGCCCCCAGGCTTAACTATTCCACCACAGAGACACCCACGGGGGCagagccctgcccccaccatctCCCCAGGGCACTCTAAGGGCTTTTTCCAGACTGGGGCTGTTCCAGTCCCTGGTAAACAGTGGAACATCTGAGAGGCCCCAGGATGGACTAAGCATTCTGCCTGTGCTCCCCAGAGCCTATGACACAGACCCCCAGCAGAAGCGCAGTGTGGCCCAGGAAATGCGGCCTCACCCTGGAgacaggagacctgggttctgggCTGCCCTGGCCTTGCAAGCTTTTTGACCTTGAGCAATTCAGcacccctccctggcctcacttgctTGAAAAGTTTGGATTGGATGAGCCCTCAggtttctcagaatttttttttttttttaaggctgcacccatggcatatggaggttcccaggctaggggtccaatcggagttacagctgccggcctacaccacagctgcagcaatgcaggatctgagctgtgtctgtgacctacaccacagctcatggcaacgtcagatccttaacccactaagcgaggccagagatcgaacttgcaacttcatggttactagtcagatttgtttcctctgcaccactaCAGAAAGTCCAAGGTCTCTCAGATTTTGAACAGACACTTACATAAGTCTTAGGTGAGTCAGGGCACAAAGGGATCTGTGGGAAAAGGCCCTACCTGTGTTCCCCACCCAGAGGCCCCGAGGCACACCTACTGCTGCAGGAGATGGGGTGGAGCCTTAGGCAGCTTCTCAGAAACAGAACACCCCCCTCTGTTGCAGGACATTCTTGGCTCTTTCCTGGCTTTGAAGACTCCTGGTGGCCTGGCGCCCCACTCCCCCTCCAGACTCTTCTCTCAGAGCTCCCTGACTCTCCCCAGCCCACAGGTCCAGACCCAGTGCTGGGGTTCCCGACTCCACTCCCTGCTGGGGGTCAACTTTGGCCTCGGCCAGAAGCCACCTGCCCCGTCCAAGCTCTGGACCACAAGACTGTTCCCTTCTGCCTCAGTTCCCCCCAGACAGGCTCATAGGAGTTTTTGCCGCAAACCATCTTCAACCAGAGATAAGCCGTCCATCCAGAGGCCTCCAGCACTGCCTGACAGCCTGGACCACTATCCATGACTCACATTTTGGAGGCCTTGATGTTACAGCCAGGTCCTGGGTGGCATTCTGATATTTTAAAGCCCACAGAGGCTTTGGTTGACCAAATCTTTCCAAGTAAGGGATCATCAAGGAAAAAGAAGTCCAGAAGCATGAGGGAAGGTTGGGGaccctcatccccaccccagagggcagggcctggctgaAGGCAGGACTCAGAGCTGGGGAAGAAGGTGGATGGTGGGTGGATActcccaccccaacacacacacacacacacagagagagagagagagagagagagagagagagagagagaaccacagACTATCAAGGCTCAGTGGGCCTTAGAGCTTCTACTCCAGTGCTTTTCAAAGTGGGAAGGAGAGGGTATGTCCTTCTGGTTCTGGAGCCCCTATCCCCACCTGGCCCTCTCATCCACTCTCCTGCTCTCAGGGTTCTCACTCCTGCCTGCCCATTAGAACCCCGGGAGCTTTAGCCACACATTCCTACCCAACCCCAGCCTGACCATCTGATCAGAATCTCTGGGCTGGGACCTGGCCTCTTCATGTCCAAAGAGCTCCCCCGCTCCGTGATTCCAGTCAGCAGCCCAGGTTGCGTGATCTAACCAAACCaactaacccactgaacaaatgACAGTGCTGTTGTTCATTTGAGCCTACCTTCACTCCTTGGCTAGATTACATTCGCCTCCGgatctcctgccccctccccaccagcttTTATATAAAGGATATAAAGGGAGGGAGCCAGGTTCCTGAGCATTTGCTTTGTGCCAGATGGTTTTTATACCCACTCTTATatcatcctcacaacagccctgccAGGTTGGTGTTCTGATCCCCACTTAAAGATGAGAAAGCTCAGAGCCAGAGGGAAGAAGGCTCCCACCCAGGGTCACAGTGAATGAGTAGGGGAGCAAGGGTGGGTCCCATGCCAAAGCCATAGGGCTTCCCAGGGCCTGGTGCGGAGACATGCCCATATCAGCAGCAGGTGGCGTCAGCTCTGTATTGAATCCCACCCCCCTTCAGAGAAGGGTCCCAAGTCAGAAGCCCCATCTTGCCTTGATTTCCTGCTTGCTATTTGCCAGATCCACAGAGTTGTCATCCAGGGAGTTGAGGCTGTAGGGGAGATAATGGAGCTCAGACAGTTGTCTCTGGCCAAAAACCACCactgccatcatcaccaccatcaccatcaccaccaccaccaccactgctacCACCACCATCCACATCACCCCatcactaccaccatcaccactgccatcgccaccatcaccaccaccaccccatcaccaccaccatcatcaccaccaccactaccatcactatcaccaccaccattgccaccactaccaccaccaccactgccatcaccaccatcaccatcatcaccccatcaccaccaccatcaccccatcaccaccactaccatcaccacTGTCACTATTACCATCACCATCACTACCTCCACTACcactatcatcaccaccaccactaccaccatcaaTCAGCCTGGCTGTGAGGGGCACTGCTCACCTGATGTGGTCCAAGTCACTGGAGGAGGATTGGGACTCAAAGCCCAGGTCCTTGGTGGGGAGGTTCAGCATGGGATTGGCCCTGGAGAGAAGGCCAGTCAAGTGACCATGGGCCTCAGCCATCCCATGGGGCCTCTTACCCACCTTTCAACCCCTGCTTACCGCTCTGTGTTGTACACGTTAGTCCCGGGGATGGCAGAGACTGGGGGCATCACCCCTACTGCTGTCTTCTGGGCCTCCTTGGCAGCCTTCATAGCCCGAAGCTTCCGGCGGTAGCTGCAGGGAACCAGGAGGGGGCATACTACTTCCCtgcacacctactgtgtgccagtgtAGGCCCTGAGAGTGTGACTTCCCACCAACCCTGGCAGGTGAGTGTTAGCTCCATCTTACAGAGGGTACAAGGGAGAACCAGAGAAGGGGAATGGTTTGCTGAAGGCCACACAGTTGGCCAGTGGCAAAGCCTAGAATCACACCCGGATGTGACTACTGACTCCATATGTAgtggaaaggggaaaagaagcaGCAGTCATTAAATGCACAGTATGAGCCAGACACCTTGCTGGATATGAGAGGCGCATTGCTTCCTTGAGTGCTCTGAGGAATCTGGTCTCATGCCCAttctgcaaatgaggaaactgaggcttggggagggGAGATGACCTGCCCAAGACGTCACAATGAGTCACTGGGGATTGAATACAGATATACTTGACACCTAAACCCCAGCTCCTTCTACTCCCCAGATATCTTGGGCGGTGAAAGAGGTGAGATTGGAGACACAGGGAGGGTGACGGGAGCAGCACCTCTTCTGGACACACACGAGGATCATGGTCATGATCACGATGACTAGCACCAAAGCCACTCCCAATCCTATGACGACGTTACGGAGAGTGTTGGGCAGCTCTGACTCCTGGCTCTCCTGGGAGCCCTGGAGAAGAAGGAATGCAATGAGGGGAGGCTGTGGGGTCACCATCCCTTCTCCCCACGCCCCCCTTACCTCCGCCCTGCGGACACtcaccagcaccaccagccccagctgcagcagctgcgtCAGGGAGTCCTGGTCATTCCGGATCATCCTGGATGCAGAGGAACACTGGCATCCCCCAGGCTTCCTGCTcaccctcctgcccaccccaagGGCAGCCCCACTCACATGCTCAGCTGGTCAAGGGTCAAGGCCGAGCCATTTGAGAAGACAAAGTAAGCATCGAGGTAGGAACGGCCTCGGGCCCTGGAACGGGGCAGAGGTGGAGTCAGCAGCCTAGAACCACCTAGCAGGccccttctgctgctgcttctctcttcctcaccCCAACCACCAGTCCCGTGGGTGCTCACCGAGCTGCGGAGTCTATGTCCTGAATGTTCACAATGTAGACAGTAGTCCTGGTCGCCTGGGCAAGAGCTCTGCAAAGGGGCCAGGTGTCatggagggctggggtgggggctttAGCCCAGGCCTGTAGCCAGGGCTCTGCCAGTGGAATTACGGATTGTGTGAGGGGCACCTCCTCTGGACAGCTCCATTGGCTAAGCAGGTAGCACCTTTGTGTAAGTTAAACAAGGAAGCCCCTTCCTCTAGGGCTAGGTTTACAGTTTAGCAAGCAGAGTGCCCTTGCACAGTGCACAGCCTTTACAACTGTACATGGCAGCCCTATTTAGGTCTCTCTCTGCCCAGCCATAGGCTTCTAAGGGCATGCAGAAAGGAAGTGCAGGGTCAAAGATGGGGACAAGGTGAAGTGTGGGTCAGGGACAGGGTTGAGAGAAATTTCATCCTGGCTTGTCAGGGGTAAGGCTCCCAGATCCTGCCCTTCCCCACAggcccctccctggctccccatAACCTACGCTTTAATCTCCTCCATGTTGGCGCCCACGTCCTCCTTGCTAATGGAAAATTGCAGCCTCACCCGGTAACTCTGGTCCACAGTAAAGAGCTATAGGAGGAAGGGATGGGGGAAGATGAAGCACAAGGAGGCAGGGACTGGCAGAGGGCACTGGAAGCTGGAGGCAGAGCCCGACACTCACATTCAGCATGATTTTGGCTTCCAGGGCAGGACCCTCGGAAGGCCTGTCCTGGGCCTTGACCGTCACTTGGTAAGTGCCTTGGAGAGTGGAATCAAGACTGGTCACCAGCCTGTGGAAGGTAAGAGGGCACAGCTCAGTCTTAAAACCCAAGCTGGAGTCCTCTTGGAACCCACTTATACACCTCCCAGGATGGGGCACTCACTGCCTTGAGGCCCCActtggctccccccaccccactccagggGCTGCCCACGGTTACTCAATGTTGCCAGTGAACACGCTGTCCTCCACAGAAGTGGAGATCCGGAAGAAGCCCTGGAAAGGGATCACGGTGCCATCTTTAGCGACGAAGTCCACTTGGAAGATGGAGAACAGGATGGCCCCATTGTTCCCTGAGTCATcgtctctggcctgggagtgaGAGTAGACATCATCTGGGGGCTGGGCAAGGACAGGCGCCCCTCCtccgcaccccaccccccacccccagtattcTGAGGCTAGGCTGGCCTGGGAGGCTGGGCCCAGGCCTCCAACCAAATGCTTTAAACAAACAGTGTTTGGACAAGTCCCTGCCTCTGGCCCCCCAGCTCAACCGGTCACTGTCCAAAGTCCCTCTCACATGGAAATCCTACCCTGCTCGTCCCTCCCActgccacacacatacacacacatacacacacacacagcagcacaGAGACACTCagatttcctgagcacctactatgtgccaggcaccttcCCTTAGATGCCTCATCTTAGCACTTGCTAACATGAGTACGATTCCTCTAGTGGCCCATGAAGTGACTGGGGGAGAGGGCATGAGCACTTTTGTTTACTCCAGTGCGTCTCAGAGACGAATAGAACCAACACACAGAACTGCAAGTCTACCGACGTCACTATTCAGGATGAGACCAAAGCCAgtgtttacatttcaaaaagGGGTCAATTTAAGAAAATGGTTCAAAGCCATGGCCAGACTTGTGACATTGGAATTCACTGGGCTGAAGACTGGAAAACTGTTTAAGGCTTGAAAGAAGAGAATTATGACTCCCCCCTTTTTACTGGAGGAAACTGGGGCTCTGAGGGGGACCCTGTCCTACCCAAGGGCACACTCAGCTCTGAGTGAGGAGGGTCAGGTCTGTCCATCTCCTGCGCCTGTGCCCTTTCCACAGCTCTGAAAGTGGCAGCCACATAGAACCCACCTCTTAATGCTAAGAAGTTACTTCCCGGAGCTGCCAGCTTCTTATCCAGGAGTGAAAGTGAGTTCCAGAGAGGCATGGCAGCTTCCCAGCACAGTAAGAGgcccagccaggcctgggcccCAGGGCTGTGGGGGCAGCCTCACCCGCCTCCTACCCCTCTGCATGGCATAGCCACCATGCAGCTAATAAATATACCCATATCaagaaccataaaaaatgaaagtatttttataattttgctcTGGAAATTATTTAATATGAGGAACACATTTAATTTATAGTTACTATGCTTTCTCTGTAGTACTCAAGGATTCTGGTGTAGTGAAAAATCCACTACAAGTGGTTTTTATGGTCATGAAATTTTTATGAATACTACATTTAACAATTAATGGAGTTTAATCATATCAATTAAGCAGGTATTCATTTCCATTCTGGGGTTTTCTTCTCATTTGTCAGAGCCAGTAAGTTTTCCGTCTAGTGTTAAAACATCTTGGGGGATGGCTGAAAGGCCTGGTGGCCTTGGCCCTGTGTCTTCTGGGGCTAATGTGATGGACAAAGGCTGGAGCCGAGGACTTACCCGGACGGAAGCCACCTGCTGGTTGGGCATCACAAGTTCTGGGATGATCACTACAAGTGTGGACAGGAAGAGGTCAGTGGGCTCAGGGCCAGTACCCACATGATCAAGTGTTAATGTTAACCATAGCCCAGCTCAGGGCTCATCTCTCCAGACCTGCCATCAACCTCTCCACCGCCAGCGACCCCCATTCCACCTACCCCTGAGCCATCAGTTAGCAGGTTCTCCACCTCCCATTGTGCAGACGGAAAAACTGAGGGCCGGAGAAGGAGGCCTGACCCAGAGTTAGGTGTGAGTTGGCACAGAACTGGGGTAAAGACTCATGTCTCCCCTCCTGTTGAAACCCTGAAGGAAAGGCAGGGCTGGAGGCTTTCCTCCCTGTCTAAGGGGACATCTGGGGCCTGAAGAACATCCATGGTGGCTGCCTAAAGGTGGTCCTGGCAGAGTACAGTgtgggtggggacagaggggctTGCTGCTTACCAAAAGTCTTATCCTCGGGCAGAAAGTAGGGTGCATTGTCATTCACATCCTCAATGGTGATGGGGAGGCTTCCTAGGGAGACAAGGTTGGCTGGCCTTAATCTCTAAGCAAAGACCTGACCCAGAAAGCCTGGTCCTCAGCCTTGCTCCCCAAAGCCTCCCTCTCACACATCCCCCAtgctcagccccctccccttgTCATGACTCAGAACGCTAACTCGATCTCCTCCGGCCTTTGTGGGAGGGAATACTCTCCCCAGATCTCAGAGAGGGTAAGCAACTTGTCCAAAGGCACACAGCAAGAGCAGTGGAATGGGACTGAGCCCAGCCCAGGTATGCCCCACCTGACTACAACATGATTCTGACACTTGTTAGCTGTGTAAGCTAAGGTACTGAACTGCCcactctgtgtctcagttttgtcatctataCAATTGGATAGGGATCACCTACCACATGGATTGtgagtaaaatgaagaaatgccTACAAGGTGCCTGGCAGAGCTCTTGGCTATAGTAAGGATTTGATACAAgctagcaggtttttttttttcccccttttttctttttacagccacccctgcagcatatggaagttcctgcccaggctaggggtcaagtcagagctgtagctgccagcctaggccacagccatgcaaccctggatctgagctgtacctgcaacctatgctgcagcttgtggcaacacgggatccttaacccactgagcaaggccaggattggaACCTGTATTCCCAAGGAGACTAGGTCAGGTCCTTAGCCCAGtggccatgacaggaatgccacGTGCTAGCTGTTAATATGATTATTATTGCTACTTGGTGTCAGAAGTGGGATATGAGTGCCCCTCTGGCCCTGAAGTGTACTCTTTCATTTACACGGCTTCACAGCATAATAGCATTAATTAAGTGCTgtctctgtgccaagcactgcacTAAATGCTTTACATGCTTAGtctaatttaatcttcacagcctACTTACTACCAACTCCACTTGACAGCTAGGCCAACTAAAGCTGAGGGAGGTGTCATGACTTTCCCAGTGGCACAGCTGATAAGGGctggagccagaatttgaacccagacctTGCAGGTTCCATTTCTTTCCCACAGCCCCTAGACTGCAGGCTGCCAAGCCCTGCAGGCTAGACTGCCTCACCATTGTCACTGTAGGCTTGGAAGCGGGGGTCCGTTGTGATGTCACAGGCCCTCACAACCAGTGTGACCAGGTCACAGGTCTCATAGTCGATGGCCTCGCTCTGATTGATGAGCACAGAGCCGTTGTCCAGCACAGAGAACCAGCCGTGGCACAGACTGCCCACATCGATGCCGGCCTTGGTACAGATGACGTTCACAAGCTGTACCTCCACCTGGGACATTGTGTCCACATCCTGGGCCACCACCTCAGCCACTATGCCGTGCTGCGAGCCATTCTCAGCCACACGGATGCCCCGGAGCGAAGTGGCATCCAGGGTGGGTGGTGTGTCATTCACGTCCTCCACGGTCACGAGGACTTGCGCTGTGGCCTCACCCGCCTGGGGGTCGGGGTTCTCAGCACTCACTGTCAGACTGAAGAAGGGCTGCGTCTCGTAGTCCAGGCTCGTGTCCGAGGGCAGCGAGAGGAAGCCCTTAGCACCCCCGGATCCCAGCACCGTGCCTCGGAGTATGAAGTTATTGGCACCAGTCCCTGACAGGCTGAAGCTGATGCGGTTGTTGGCTTCCGTCTGGTCTGCATCCCAGGCCTCCACCTCACCTATCAGCACGCCTGCAGACAAGGGGCAGAGTATGGAAGGACCCTTGGGGGCTTCAGGCCTGCCCTGGAAGGGGTCATAAAGTCTGGCCCAGGGAGGACTTACCTGGGTCCCTCTCCTTCACTGAGAAGGAGTAGCTGGGGTGGCTGAAGATGGGCAAATTGTCATTGATGTCCTGCAGACAGAGGTAGTTCTGAGCCCAGGGAACTCAGGAGCACCCAGGTTCAGCCTCACCAAGAGCCAATCAGAGAAGCCAGTCCCTCCCCTGGCCCAAAGTCCAGACTTTCCATCCATGTCTCCTCAGACAGCCCTGCTcccttcacagaggaggaaacagcctTTGAGAGGATGGAACTCACCCAGGCCCACGGCCGGGGCCCAGAGGCCTGTGGCAGGACCTCCAAAGTTAGGTGGACGCTTCCAGGGAGCTCCACCTGACAAGCCCTcatctgttctgtttctctgacacTACCCAGAGCAGTCTTAGACCTTGCTTTAGGGAACGACGGTTCCATGTCCCCACATATGCCCCTGTCTGGCCTGGCTTGACTGCCCATTCCtcggatttttttctttttcttttcttttgtcttttttttttttctttctttcttttttttttttttttttggtctttttagggccgcactggaggcatatggaggtccccaggctaggggttaaatcggagccacagctgccagcctacaccacagccacagcaacatgggatctgagatgtgcctgcaacctacaccacagctcagggcaagaccagatccttaacccactgagcgaggcgagagatcaaacccacatcctcatagatactagtcaggttcgttaccgctgagccacaacagaaactcctgtcaGATTTATTGTACTGGCATCAACACCATTACGACCCCACAAAGGCCCAAGCTTTCCCTGGTCCCTTCCCTTTTCCTGTTCCCTCTACCCTCAGTTGACCCCCACGACACTCGCTCCATGCTCCATGATAAGTTCCTAGGGGAATGGCAGATATCTGTTTGGGTTGAGCAACACAGACAAGGACATATGGAGAGTCGCTGACTGAGGACTGACGACCCTGCCTGCTCATGTCGATCCCTGCCTTTAGGGTGGTTGCAACACTTACGGGGACATGAGACATGGAGAGGAGCCACATACTCCTTTGCCACACCTCTCCCCCACACACATTGTTCCCACCACATTGCTCCCACCACCAGCCCTTTATAAGCAGAATGcctccctgggaacctccatatgccgcgggcatagccctaaaaaaaaaaaaaaaatggataaaagatataaagcattcttgtgagctgtggtgtaggttgcagacacagctcagatcccgcgttgctgtggctgtggtgtaggccagcggctgtggcttcaattcatcctctagcctaggaacttccatatggctcgggtgcagtccttaaaaacaatgaaaataaaaaatacataagcagAATGCCTATTCATAATCACTACTGATGCCACCCTGAGCTCAGCCCATCATTtcagatgccttaataaatctctcttgcttttctGACTCGGCCTTGTGCGTTCCGACCTCAGCAGACCTAACACTCAGGTGGGGCAGGTTTGGGGCACCAGCCAGGGTTTAGACCTGGTCCTGCCCTCAGACATCTGCTGTGTActgtcccttccttccccctccagccccagctgctCTGCCCAGTTGTCATAGCATCAGGCTGACTCCTCCTGCGCTTCCTCCCCTGGTGCTGGTGTGTGCTGGGCGCCCTTGGTTTTCCCGGCCCTTCCCCAAGGTGGCCCACAGGCATCTACTtttgctttcagctttttctAAATTGGGGTAGGATAGACATCTTTGAAAATAGAGCCCTCtactcctttttagggccacacccacagcatattcccaggctaggggttaatcagagctgtagctgccgggctacagcacagccacaacacaggatctgagccacatctgcaacctacactgcagttcatggcaatgccagatccttaacccactgagcgaggccagggatcgaacccacctcctcatggatactagtcaggttcgttaccactgagccacaatgggaacccccactTTGTTActttcatccccattttacagatgaggaacttgATGACACAGGGAGGTTGAGGGATTGTCTAAGGCCACACGACCCAGTGAGCTGGAATTCTAACCCATCAGCCTAGCTCCAGAACTCTTTGACTGACCAGACTGCAAAGAGTATGAATGCAACTCAAGTTGGGAGGAGGCAGGAGTTGGCCACTGCTCGGGAgtctctccacccctcccccaccccctcccccgcaacATAGGACCTCAACATCCTGGACCCTCCTGCTGAGCTGAGCCTTACCTCCACAGTGATGGTGACATTGACGTCAGTCCAGAGGGCAGGCACACCACAGTCAGACACCCGCACAGTCAGCACGATGCGGCCACCCAGGGTGGGGTCAATGGCCTCTCGGTCCAAGGGCCCCAGGTTTGTAAGGATCCCTTTGTCGGGGTCCACTGAGAAGTTGTGGCTGTAGGAGCTGGGCAGCAGGCTGAAGTGCAGAAGGCTGTTGTTGGTGTCTGGCTGGTCATCGTCGTGAGCCTGTGTAGGTAAGTGGGGGACATCAGCCATCAggtgctccccagcccctcccctgcagTCTGGCCTCTCCCTCCAGCAATGGCCCACCAGGGCAGTAACAGGGCCTAAAGCCAGAGGGATGTCACCCAATCTCCCAGCCTCAGTCTCCCATCGAAGAGGGCTGGACCACCAGCTTGCAAGACTTTCTGAGGTCTTGAGCATGGAGGTCCTTCATTCATCCCACAAATGTTTACGACATACCTACCATATGCCTGGCTCCATTACAAGTACTGGGACTAGAGCTGTGATCAAGACAGTTCCCTTATGGAGCTGATATGGTAtggtagtgggggtgggggcagtggggaaTATAATATAGACAGTCAAAATgtgaaacaaacagacaaaagcaAGTGTAAAGTCCAATAAGATTCGGATGTCTATTTCagtgctatattttttaaatagctgaaactcctttttgcttttttgctttttttttttaggaccacacctgtggcatatggaggtcaaattggagctgcagttgtcagcctatgccacagccacagcaacaccggacctgagctgcatctgtgacctacacctcagcttgcagcaatgccaggtccttaacctgctgagcgaggccagggatcgaacccacatcctcatggatactagttgggtttgttaaccactgagtg is part of the Sus scrofa isolate TJ Tabasco breed Duroc chromosome 2, Sscrofa11.1, whole genome shotgun sequence genome and encodes:
- the CDHR2 gene encoding cadherin-related family member 2, which gives rise to MVPKSAGRTTASPDSAHLCWRRPSSASGTPSGAQVPPEVMAWPWLSCLLLPALIVSVAANVAPTFLSNMSAVTLPEDLPVGAEAFWLVAQDQDQDALTYGISGLYAYFFNVIRNTGEVKLANLLDYETLYWFSINISVSDNHNNPVQKEMQVIVEDRNDNAPVFQNTDFSTSINETLPVGSVVFSVLAVDKDTGSAGAVVYSIERVIPSSDGSEYLFSILPNGSIILNGSLSYNNKSAFYQLELKACDSGGLYNNSIIVQCSSPVFVSISVIDQPDLDPQFVREFYSASVAEDAPQGTSVLKVEAMDSDRGINDLVIYSISNSTRPDWFKITSDGVIEVSSTLDREQLLEEDEEVQVQVTATEKNLNIYGQEAKVSIWVTLRVTDVNDHKPEFYNCSLSTCTFTPQEAQVNFTGYVDEHSSTRIPIDDLTMVVYDPDKGSNGTFWLSLEGPDAEAFSVSPERAAGSVEVQVLVKTPSQVDYEQQMVMWVQVVATDSVSKNSSIAMVTIYLRDINDHRPTFPQSLYNLNVSEHSEAGYVVTDSIHAFDPDTGEGGRITYSLLPGNGDDVFAVDPDSGTVTVRNGTLLDREKQAVYYLTLQATDGGNQSSSTTLHIILLDINDNKPVVTGSYNIFVQEEGGNVSVAIQAHDDDQPDTNNSLLHFSLLPSSYSHNFSVDPDKGILTNLGPLDREAIDPTLGGRIVLTVRVSDCGVPALWTDVNVTITVEDINDNLPIFSHPSYSFSVKERDPGVLIGEVEAWDADQTEANNRISFSLSGTGANNFILRGTVLGSGGAKGFLSLPSDTSLDYETQPFFSLTVSAENPDPQAGEATAQVLVTVEDVNDTPPTLDATSLRGIRVAENGSQHGIVAEVVAQDVDTMSQVEVQLVNVICTKAGIDVGSLCHGWFSVLDNGSVLINQSEAIDYETCDLVTLVVRACDITTDPRFQAYSDNGSLPITIEDVNDNAPYFLPEDKTFVIIPELVMPNQQVASVRARDDDSGNNGAILFSIFQVDFVAKDGTVIPFQGFFRISTSVEDSVFTGNIELVTSLDSTLQGTYQVTVKAQDRPSEGPALEAKIMLNLFTVDQSYRVRLQFSISKEDVGANMEEIKAALAQATRTTVYIVNIQDIDSAARARGRSYLDAYFVFSNGSALTLDQLSMMIRNDQDSLTQLLQLGLVVLGSQESQESELPNTLRNVVIGLGVALVLVIVIMTMILVCVQKSYRRKLRAMKAAKEAQKTAVGVMPPVSAIPGTNVYNTERANPMLNLPTKDLGFESQSSSSDLDHISLNSLDDNSVDLANSKQEIKKEALCSLKEQDPEPLSRVLSARKVGPREQKEGLAFDNKGLNTTDL